The DNA segment TCCACGCCGCCGGAGAACGCCACCGCGCCCTCATCGCTCCGGAGACCGACCGCGGTGACGATCGCCTCCTCGAGGGTGCAGGGCGCCGGATCGGGGGCTACCCGGGCTATCTCTCTTCCGCCAGAGCAGACGGTCCCCGGCGGGACGGGGCCGGGCACGATCCCGAGGGCGTCACGGGCGATGCAGTCACCGTAGGTGAGCAGGAACTCGCCGCCGCACGGTGCGAGAGCTTCCGGCCCGTCTTTGAGCATCCGCTCTACATCGGCAGGGGAAAGCCGCACCCCGTCACGTTCGATCCAGCCCTTCAGGTTCATGGTCGGCATATTCCGTAATCCGGCAGGTATCGCCATGAGGCTCACGCGGTACGCGGACGCCTCAAAAAACGGATCTGTGTCAGTGTTTGCACTGTTAAATTATAAATGTGCGTACACCGGTCGGCGCGAGATGCGGGCGGTTCGGAGGGTTTCGGCCGGAATCTGCCCTCCCCGGGCTGAGACGGCTGCCCGAACCCGGCGAAGCGTCACCTCGGGCGCGTGGCCTTGCCGCCTCGCTACGTGTTTGCATGGTATCTATTGGGGGTGGCGATATATGTTGTGTGCTATTTGTTGCGGGTATAATCACATATGATCATATTTTTATTATTGTTAGTATTATTCCCTCATAGTCAGCCGCGGAGAGACTTGCCCGGCTGAAGAGGCAATGGTGAATGTTGCATGAGAGAGGGAACGATGAGAACACTGTCTCGCTGGTTATCGGCGTGATGCTTATGCTGGACGTGACGTCAGGGTCACGTTGTGGTATCGCTACGGGAAGAGACCGGTGCATTCTGCGCCGCCCGCAGACCTTGAACTGATTACAATGGAGGCCGCGCATCCCTCCCGGTTGAAATCCGGGATTCCTGCGCGACGATACTATGAAGAATGTTATTAAGCTGTTATCCGGCATCCTGCTGGTATGCCTGCTCTGCTTCCCGGCAATGGCGGCATTGCCGGACGCGGATCGTATGGACGAACTGGGACAGCGTGCGGCATTGACCGCGATGGACCAGTTGAAATTCAGTAAAGGTGATCCGAATGTCCTTGTTTTGACCAACGCCGGTCGTGCCGTCGTGGACGGCCAGACGACCGAGCGGGCGGTATCGGGGATCACAAAGGTAAGCGGCCTGCAGAACGGGGACAACACGCTCTGGCAGGTGAACCGGGCCGACTGGAAACCGCTCTGGTTCTACTTTTATAACAAGAAGTCCGGAGAGGCCGTCTACCTGGTGCCCGACGAAGCCAGTTACACCAAAAGTCCGGCCGAACTGAAGGCGACGCCCCTCCTTAAGACATTCTCGAAGGTCGTTGTCGTCACCGGCGACCTGAATAAGATGCTCGCCGACACCGAGGTAGGGAATGCGACCATGAAGGACCTGGGTGACGCGTCCTCGCTGGTTCCGATCGCCAACGCATGGGCGCACGGGGCACCGTACGACCTCATGTCGTGCGTCATGCTCCACAATCACTTCTGTCCCGGTGTATCCAGCGGATATCTGCTCGCAACGTACGTCGAGCAGGAGATGCCGATCACCAACGATACTTCCTATGTGGTCATCTCCTGTCCCATGTGGTGCAAGGACGACATATTTCCGATCCTCTGGGACCTTACCCCCGGAAAAGGCGGCCACTACATCTTCCCGCTCTCCGGGGAAGACGAACAGGCACTGACGGAGGCGTACGGCACCCGCCCGGCGGGAATCTTCATCCGCTGGGATGGTCAACAGAAGACCGGCCGTGCGCTTGCCCTTGGGTTCCAGTTCGATTCGACGCCCTGGACCGGGCCTTCGTGGGGAGAGAAGCCCACACGGACCGTCGAGATGGTCCAGAACATCGGGAACCCCGGGGACTACGTCACGGTGATGGAGGAGTTCGAGGTGAACGAACAGATGCTTGCCGACCTGAAGAATCCGGCCAACAATCCCTATGAGGTGGTGGGGATGCTGTGCGCGACCAGTGCGTAATCCGAGAAGTGTTCCTTTGATCCGGGTCTTTGGACTCATGGTTCCCGTAGTGATGCAATGAGTTTGTCCCAAAACATCACTACCGGGAGGGGGATACCCGCTCACACCTTGCGGTGCTCACGGATGAAGGATTATCTCCATTGGGTGGTTGCTGAGCGCTTCTTGGCTTACCATACTGGTCTGGCTGGATGGGTTATATCGCCGCTGCCGTCCGCGTGGTAACCGCACGGTGGGGAGCACGGGAGAAGGAGAGTGATATGTGAAGGCGGCGATGGCGCAACCTGTTAACGTTTTGCGGTCCATAATGCCACCGGTAATCGCCTTCATGCGGCATGTCTCCGCTCTTCACTCATTCCTGCTTTCGCAGTCTGAGCAGACATGCCGTGAGAAGCAGTGCACCCGCTGCAGAAACTACCTCAAATCCCGGCGATGCGGGTGCCGCCGGATCTTCGAGCGGGATCGCATACAGGTCGTTTCCATCGCTCACGACGATCGTTCTGCCGTCGGGAGACCACTGCTGCATCATGTATGCCGGGTTATCGGGGCCGAGGGGTGCGAGGCCGGAACCATCGCTCTTCATCACCCAGAGCGCCCGGTCCCGCGACTCCGACCGGAAGGCGATCCTGGTACCGTCCGGCGACCAGACTGGTGATGTGTCCCGGTTTCCGGTTGTCAATTGCTCCGAACCCGATCCGTCGCTATTGATAATTCGGAGAGAGAACTCCGGCAATGTCCCCGGCGGTGACGCGACGACGTAGGCGATCCTGGTGCCGTCCGGGGACCAGGAATACTCGGATACGCTCCCCTCGCTGAACGTCACCTGTGTCTTGCCCGTTCCGTCGCTCTGCATGGTCCAGATCTCCCGGTTCCCGGATCTGTCTGCGAGGTATGCGATCCTGTCCCCCTGCGGCTGCCACAGGGGCAAACGCGCATCTCCATCGGTCGTCAGCTGCTTCTTGTTGCCGCCGTCCGCGTCCATGATCCAGATGTCCGCTTCCGTGCGGATGGCCGAGAGGTTCACTTCCTGGATGGCTGCATCATCGAAGAGGCAGGAGGTATAGACGATCCGCTTTCCATCGGTGTTCCAGTCCGCCCCGTAGCCGGATAGCCCCGGAATGGGGACGATGCGGCCGCCTTCGGTCAGGCGCACCCTCCCGGTCCCGTCCGGGTTCATTGTCCAGAGGTCGAGCCCTCTTCCACCGTCGGAGAGGAAGAGGAGTTTCTTCCCGTCCGGTGACCAGGGATCGAACTCGGTGAAAAGATTCCACGAACGGTCGTCCGTCACCGGTACCGGGTTTTGGCCGTCGCGCTCTATCACCCGGATGCCGGCATGAACTCCGTCGGATGAGACGAAGGCGATCCTGGCGCCGTCCGGTGACCAGAAGGGGTACGAATCGAATGCCGAATCGTTTGTCAGCTGGACGACGGGTGCGGCCGCTGCCGGGAGAGCGGACGCGATCAGCAGCAGGACGATACATATCGTTTTTCGGTTCATACAGGCCTCTCCTGTGCGTCTCATGGATATATTTCGGCACATTTCCTTCCCATTGCGATACTATGTCACTCGAAATTCCGTAACAGTGCCTGGAGGGACACGGAACCGCAACGGCTATCCCCTGGCAGCCAGCAGCCCTATTGCCCTCCGGGCACGTATTTGGGGGCCGGGATACGACGGCAATCGGGGTTCCCGGCCCCCGCGGGATACCGTACACGGTGTCACCGTTCAAGGCGTCAACGTTCCCCCATATACCTTTTCTGTGACAAACATCGAACTGTCGTGGCTGTACCCGGGCCGTCGCATTCTCCTGATACGCGCTCGTTGTTCCATCTCCCGGCAGTACTGCCGACATCCAGTGGAAATATACCTCGATCCCCGGATCGCGGGTATGAGTGCATACTCCGGTAAGAACCCTGCATACCTTCCCCAAATATCGAAACCCGGTGGAATAATCGGCTTGCCTCCGATGCAGCCCTTCCCGGGGAGCGAAAGTGCGCGCCCGTCTATCATCGGATATCCGTCCGCATGAACCGCGTGTATGCGACGGCAAAGACGACGACGGGAGAGGATCAGCGCCACCACGCTCGACCATATCCCGCCGAGTGTATCTTCAAGGGTCGCCCCGGAGAGGTGTGAATCCTCAGGATCGGGATGCCCCTCAGGGAGCGTCCATCGAGCATCGTCAGGTGCGCGTCCGGTGAACCGTCGTGCCTGGGAGTTGCGATCGCCGGGAGCAGGGCGGGACGGGGTTTAACAAACCCGTTGTTCTCGTATCGATGAAGTCGTCCCAAAACGCTTCTGCTGGGAGGGGGGCACCCGCTCGAAGACCTCTGGTCTTCTCAAGCTCCCTCCGGTCGCACCTCCCCGGACCCTCCCCCGCGTGGCGATAGCTAATGGGAAGCCGTGTCAGAGATCTGGCGCAGGAAGTTGCTTAATTCGTTTAGAACGTACGTAAGAGCGCTCTAAACGACGTGGATCTTCAACCACGAGGTACTTTTGGGACAACTTCGATTGGTTCCCGGGGCACTGCCCGGCATGACAGCGGTGCCGGGTTTGGTCGGACGGCGAAAGACCGGGACGGTGACGGCGTAGGAGTTTATGTTAAAAATGTCAATACTGTATTACTTGATGTTAATAATAGTAAATTATATAATACTGGCCGTTCTATCTCCGACCGGCGGGCGGTGGCGGAACCTCCTGTTCCGCGGCCCGGGCCGCGGGAAGGGCCATGGCCACCTCACCGGGCTCCCGGAGCTCATCGTCGCCGCCTGCCGAACTGCCCTGCACGGCCGGCGGGGCAGAGGTGACTGACCATGAAAAAATGTATTCAATCCGAGAAAGGCGAGATCCTCCTCGACACCGACCGCGATGCCTGGCTCTACCTCGCGCCGCGGGGTGGTGACGCAGGCGGGGCATTCGGGCGCGGAAGGGATCTCTACCTGCACGAAGAGGAGGGGCTGCCTGACATCTACTACATCCATACCTGGTCGATGGTGCCCGGCGAAGACGAGCAGATACAGCCCATCTCCATCGTCTCCGCCGAGGAGTTCCTGGAGTCGCGGGGGCTCGTGCTTGCCGCATACCCGGAACAGAGGGGGAGCCGGGTGCTGCGGTCGTACGGCTACGGCATTGCGGAAGAGTTCTGAGACCACATGGTTCCGGGCGGGGGCAGGGCCGCCCTCGCCGCCATGAGTTCGTGCAGGTGCGATCCCGCAGACACCGTCTCCGCGTCATTGTTCTCCCGGCCGTGACGACCGAAGACCGGGTGGTGGAGACCGTCGGTGCGGAACAAGCGACCCGGGAAGGGAATCATTGATCCGGGCATCCTCGGGGGGTCAACCGCGGCATCCTTTCCTCTGCTTCTGTCTCTAAATAGTCATAAAAGCATACACAGGGTATTCATGCACCGATCCTGAAAGACCGGCGCCGTACCCACTCCGGATACGTATCTTAGTTTCATTCTCTTTATTTGCAGAACGCAAATAGATAGATAGACCGGTGAAAACCCCCATGCACGAATCAGCACTTGCCCGGTTCAGAAGCGAGACCCGGCACTTCTATATCGTTGCCATCGCGAACATCGTCTTTGCCGCACTTGTGATGGCGTTCGGCATCAGCGTGATCGTCGGAGAGGCGGTCTCCATGTACGAGACGTTCTCCACCGCGCAGTATGTGATCTATTCCCCGGTCGTCCTGTTCGTCGCGCTTGTTGCCGCCCTTACGGGCTTTCGCTGGCTTCTCACCAGCGTCCGGGTCTTCGAAGGAATCGAGGTGATCAAGGACGACCTCGATGGGATGGGAGGCGAGGTCCCGGACGAGGCTCTCACCCGCCTCATCGTAAGCATGCTCTCCCACTACCGCGACAACCGCGCAACCGTCCGCACCATGATCCTGGTCTGCACGCTCGGCGGCGTCTGCTCGTTTCTTCTCGGGCTCGCTGTCAGCCTGGAGCACCTCTCCGTCTCAGCGGACGGTATCTCCTTCACCATCAACAACTACCTGGTCATCACGTTCATGCTCCTCACGCTCGGGATCGCCCTCGTCAGCCTTGCCTCCTCGTACTACTTCTCCCGGTTCGCAAACGTCTGGGACGAGCGGCTCGACGAGATCGAGGAGTCCGAGGCTCTCCTGAAAGAAACGCTGGAGACGGATCGGCGATGAGCGGGCGCAGGACGGCGTTCGAGATCTACTGGGAAATCCTGGTCTTCTGCAGAACGCCGCAGTCGTTTACCGCCATCATCAACCGGTGCGACCTGAACTCAAAGACCGGCCAGGAGTATCTCCGGTTTCTCGTGGAAAAAGGGTATATCGTTGAAGTGGCGGAGGGGGACAGGATCCGGTACGTCGCCACCGAGAGGGCCGGGGAGTACACCGCGCTCTTCAGCTCGCTCTATCGAAAACTCTTCGATGCCCCTCCCCGGTTCAAGCTATGAAGGCCGCTTAAGATCCCTTCACCGGCAGAGCGGCGTGAGTTTCTCGATCAGCCGCTCCACCTGCCGGACGGCCGTCCCGATGTAGGCGTCCGGGTCGAGGAGTGCGTTGAGTTCCTCGCGGGTGACGAACTTCGTGACCTCCGGCCGCTCGCCGAGCACCTGGCTGAGGTCGCGGTCCTCGGCGAGGGCCTGCATGCTCGCCGTCCGCATCGCCTCGTGGGCCTCCTGCCGGCTCATGCCCCGCCGGGTGAGGTCGATCATCACCGACTCGGCGAGGTTCACGCCCCGGAGCAGCATCAGGTTTTTCCGGATGTTTGCTTTGTTGAACTCGAGGCCCTCCATCACGTTGATCATCACGTTGAGGATGTGGTCGGCGAGCACCGACGCCTCGGGAAAGAGGGCCCGCTCGGGGGAGGAGTTCGTCAGGTCGCGCTCGTCCCAGAGGACGTTGTTCTGCAGTGCCGGCTCGACCGCGGAGCGCACGATCCGGGCAAGGCCGCAGACCTGCTCGCTCTTTATCGGGTTTCGCTTGTGGGGCATCGTGCTCGAGCCCACCTGCTTCTTCCCGAACGCCTCCGCGAGCTCCCCGATCTCGGAGCGCTGCATCAGCCGGAGTTCAAGCCCGATCTTGTCGAGGGTGGTCGCGATGTTTGCAAGGAGCATGAAGTACTCCGCGTAGCGGTCCCGCGCTATGATCTGGTTCGAGACGTCCACGGCTCCGATCCCGAGGAACTCCATCATCGTCTCCTGAACCTCGATCCCGGCATCCCCGAGCGCCGCCTGGGTGCCTACGGCACCGGTGAGCTGCCCGACGACGACCCGGGGTCGCATCTGGCGGAGGCGCTCGATGTGGCGGGAGACCTCGCTCGCCCAGATCGCGAACCGGAGGCCGTAGGTCGTCGGGACGCCGATCTGCCCGTGGGTGCGGCCGGCGCAGACGAGGGTCTTCGTCTCGGCGCTCCGGGCAAGAAGCACGCAGAGGAGTTTACCGAGTTTCTCCTCGATAAGCATGAGGCTCTCACGGACCTGCAGGGCGGTCGCCGTATCCAGGATGTCGTTCGAGGTCGCGCCGTAGTGAATCCACCTGCCCGCATCGCCGCAGACCTCGGTGACGGCCTTGACGATCGCCATCATGTCGTGGTTGATCTCGGCCTCGATCTCCTTCGCCCGCTCGAGGCGCGCTTCCGGCGCGCGTGTCGCGATCGTCTCCGCATCCTCGCGGGGGATCATCCCGTGCGCCGCCTCCGCTCGTGCCAGCGCCACTTCGGCCGTGACGATAGCTCGGAAGCGGTTCTCCTCACTCCAGACGGCACGCATCTCGGGGGTGCCGTACCGGTAGTCGATGGGATGGGTTGCCATGGTTGGTACTTGTTTGGCTTACCGCGTTAAAAAGGGGTCGTGGCCTACGGGAGGACGCCTGTGAGTTAACCGCCGTGTCTACCCGTTTTCGGCCGTGCTACGAACAGTGCTGTTTTCCCGGCCGCTTTGGGGGCCCGACTACCG comes from the Methanoculleus marisnigri JR1 genome and includes:
- a CDS encoding FmdE family protein, giving the protein MKNVIKLLSGILLVCLLCFPAMAALPDADRMDELGQRAALTAMDQLKFSKGDPNVLVLTNAGRAVVDGQTTERAVSGITKVSGLQNGDNTLWQVNRADWKPLWFYFYNKKSGEAVYLVPDEASYTKSPAELKATPLLKTFSKVVVVTGDLNKMLADTEVGNATMKDLGDASSLVPIANAWAHGAPYDLMSCVMLHNHFCPGVSSGYLLATYVEQEMPITNDTSYVVISCPMWCKDDIFPILWDLTPGKGGHYIFPLSGEDEQALTEAYGTRPAGIFIRWDGQQKTGRALALGFQFDSTPWTGPSWGEKPTRTVEMVQNIGNPGDYVTVMEEFEVNEQMLADLKNPANNPYEVVGMLCATSA
- a CDS encoding LpqB family beta-propeller domain-containing protein; this translates as MNRKTICIVLLLIASALPAAAAPVVQLTNDSAFDSYPFWSPDGARIAFVSSDGVHAGIRVIERDGQNPVPVTDDRSWNLFTEFDPWSPDGKKLLFLSDGGRGLDLWTMNPDGTGRVRLTEGGRIVPIPGLSGYGADWNTDGKRIVYTSCLFDDAAIQEVNLSAIRTEADIWIMDADGGNKKQLTTDGDARLPLWQPQGDRIAYLADRSGNREIWTMQSDGTGKTQVTFSEGSVSEYSWSPDGTRIAYVVASPPGTLPEFSLRIINSDGSGSEQLTTGNRDTSPVWSPDGTRIAFRSESRDRALWVMKSDGSGLAPLGPDNPAYMMQQWSPDGRTIVVSDGNDLYAIPLEDPAAPASPGFEVVSAAGALLLTACLLRLRKQE
- a CDS encoding winged helix-turn-helix domain-containing protein; the protein is MSGRRTAFEIYWEILVFCRTPQSFTAIINRCDLNSKTGQEYLRFLVEKGYIVEVAEGDRIRYVATERAGEYTALFSSLYRKLFDAPPRFKL
- the purB gene encoding adenylosuccinate lyase → MATHPIDYRYGTPEMRAVWSEENRFRAIVTAEVALARAEAAHGMIPREDAETIATRAPEARLERAKEIEAEINHDMMAIVKAVTEVCGDAGRWIHYGATSNDILDTATALQVRESLMLIEEKLGKLLCVLLARSAETKTLVCAGRTHGQIGVPTTYGLRFAIWASEVSRHIERLRQMRPRVVVGQLTGAVGTQAALGDAGIEVQETMMEFLGIGAVDVSNQIIARDRYAEYFMLLANIATTLDKIGLELRLMQRSEIGELAEAFGKKQVGSSTMPHKRNPIKSEQVCGLARIVRSAVEPALQNNVLWDERDLTNSSPERALFPEASVLADHILNVMINVMEGLEFNKANIRKNLMLLRGVNLAESVMIDLTRRGMSRQEAHEAMRTASMQALAEDRDLSQVLGERPEVTKFVTREELNALLDPDAYIGTAVRQVERLIEKLTPLCR